A stretch of Acidobacteriota bacterium DNA encodes these proteins:
- a CDS encoding ROK family protein, whose product MVSDEGRIAGVELGGTKTVAVLWHDGVIVDELRVPTSRPEATLEGLLTGLGRWWDTRPFAALGVASFGPVTLDPLAADFGCIRTTPKPGWSGAEVAPRLARRFACPIGVDTDVNAAALAEHRWGLGRGADSLVYVTIGTGVGGGVLQGGRALHGRLHPELGHLLLRRQPGDAFAGTCPFHGDCVEGLVSGPALVARFGVPPDEVPADDPRWEVVVADLAEFVAVLVHSFAPNRILIGGGVGLGAPWVVERVPARLLTLLGGYYPELDERALAAMITLPGLGEAAGPLGAIAVGLAALDGRVEHEVGAWVRR is encoded by the coding sequence ATCGTGAGCGACGAAGGACGGATTGCTGGAGTAGAGCTCGGTGGCACCAAGACCGTCGCCGTCCTCTGGCACGACGGTGTCATCGTCGATGAACTACGTGTGCCCACGAGCCGCCCGGAGGCGACGCTGGAAGGCCTGCTCACGGGGCTCGGGCGCTGGTGGGACACGCGGCCCTTCGCGGCGCTGGGCGTGGCGAGCTTCGGGCCCGTGACGCTCGACCCGTTGGCGGCCGACTTCGGCTGCATCCGCACGACCCCCAAGCCAGGCTGGAGCGGCGCCGAGGTCGCCCCCCGCCTCGCGCGCCGGTTCGCGTGCCCGATTGGCGTCGATACCGACGTGAACGCGGCCGCACTCGCCGAGCATCGCTGGGGGCTTGGGCGCGGGGCCGACAGCCTCGTGTACGTGACGATTGGCACCGGCGTCGGGGGGGGCGTCCTGCAGGGCGGACGAGCGCTGCACGGGCGGCTCCATCCCGAACTGGGCCACCTGCTCCTGCGGAGGCAACCCGGCGACGCGTTTGCGGGCACCTGCCCGTTCCACGGCGACTGCGTCGAGGGCCTCGTGTCCGGGCCCGCGCTGGTCGCGCGGTTTGGCGTACCCCCGGACGAGGTGCCCGCCGACGACCCCCGGTGGGAGGTCGTCGTGGCCGATCTCGCGGAGTTCGTCGCCGTGCTGGTGCACAGCTTCGCCCCGAACCGGATCCTGATTGGCGGCGGTGTCGGCCTGGGTGCGCCGTGGGTCGTCGAGCGCGTGCCGGCGCGGCTCCTGACGCTGCTTGGAGGGTACTATCCCGAGCTCGACGAGCGCGCGCTCGCGGCGATGATCACGCTGCCGGGCCTCGGCGAGGCCGCCGGACCGCTCGGCGCGATTGCCGTCGGCCTCGCGGCGCTCGACGGGCGGGTGGAACACGAGGTGGGCGCCTGGGTGCGACGCTGA